The Sulfurospirillum tamanense DNA window CGAAGCGGCGCGCCTAGCCCACGAAGCACACACCTACACCCATACACTCAAAGCCCGCTATGGCGCCACCGCCTCCCCAAGGCTTCATAACCTTTGGGTGAACCTTGGCTTCAAGGAGCGGGGGTTGTGTTGGCATTACGCCCACGACCTTTTTGCCCATGTCCGCAGTTTGGAGCTTGAGAGTGTTGAGAGCGTGATCGTGGTGGCAAATCTGGGCTCCTACTGGGAAGAACACAGTGCTGTGGTGGTGACATGCAAAGGATGTGACATTGCCCAAGGGGTAGTCCTTGATGCGTGGCGAAACCCCGAGGGAATCTTTTACGCGCCCGTATCTGGCGACTCACAATATACATGGGAGAGACGATGAAAGAGGAAAAATTTGCCACCGACGCGGCAACGGTGCTGAAGTTTATCGCACTGTATTGCGAGGACAAACACCACGACGCGCCCAAAACCCACCACGTCTGGCCTTTAACATACCGCGAAAAACCCCTAGGCGAGGTAGAAGCGTCCTTGTGTGTATCCTGTAAAGAAACCCTTGAGTACTCCCTTGCCCGCCTACAAGCCTGTCCCCACGAAGAAAAGCCCAGTTGCCGCAAATGCCCCGCACCCTGCTACGACAAACCGCACTGGAAGCTTTTGGCGCGCATCATGCGGCACAGCGGCATGAAACTGGGGCTTTTAAAAATCAAAAAACTTTTTACGAGAGCTTCCACAAAGCCCTAAACACGTTTTACAAAAAGACTACTCGTAAAACCCAATCTCATTAACCAAAGCCTCATGGATAGCGCCGTTGCTTGCAATGATCGTGCGGTCGTTCATGTCATACGCGCCCCCTTCATGGGTAGTGACTTTGCCGCCTGCTTCTTCCACCATCACAATCCCCGCTGCCACGTCCCATGGCTTGAGATTGATCTCATAAAACCCATCAAAGGTTCCTTTAGCAACCAAGCACAAGTCCAAACTCGCCGCCCCATAACGGCG harbors:
- a CDS encoding nitrous oxide-stimulated promoter family protein: MKEEKFATDAATVLKFIALYCEDKHHDAPKTHHVWPLTYREKPLGEVEASLCVSCKETLEYSLARLQACPHEEKPSCRKCPAPCYDKPHWKLLARIMRHSGMKLGLLKIKKLFTRASTKP